A stretch of DNA from Methanobrevibacter sp.:
CAGGTTTTCTGGATTACATCAATGGAATTGGTCATTGCAACTTCCATGTCATGTCTTGCTTCCATATAATACTCAGGATCTGCAAAACTACCAATTGTCATTGGTTCTTTTGGATCGATATATGAATGTTTAGGAACATATGGAGGTAAAAATTTATCTACATCTTCCTGTTCTGGAATTTCAACAGGTTCTACTGTGTGAGTTAAGATAAATCCATCTAAACATACCATGGAAGGTAGTAAGATATCAGGATTTTCTGAAACTTTGTATGCCATTAAGGTTGTATCTAATGCTTCTTGTGCATCTTCAACGTAAATTTGTAACCATCCAGCATCTCTTTGTGCAATGGAATCTTGTTGATCGTTCCATATGTTTAAAGGTGCTGAAATTGCTCTGTTTGCATCAGCTAAAACGAAAGGTGTTCTCATACCTGCTGCTGCAAATAATATTTCGTGCATTAACATTAATCCTTGTGAAGATGTTGCTGTAAATACTCTTACTCCTGCACCACTTGCTCCGACAGCCGCACTTATTGCACTGTGTTCGGATTCTACTTTAACGTATTTAGCATCAATTTTTTCATCAGCAACATATTGTGCTAAGTATTCGGAAATTGTAGTTTGCGGGGTAATTGGATAAACAGGAATAACTTGTGGTTTAGCTAATCTTACAGCTTCTGCAACTGCTTTATTTGAGGTCATTACTTCTTTTACCATCTAATCACTCTCTTTATTCTTTTACCATTTCGATTGCATCTGAAGGACATTCGTATGCGCAAATTCCACATCCTTTACAGTAATCGTAATCAATATCATGTTGTTTGTTTACACAGGAATCCGGACAAAATAAAATACAATTGTCACAATCAATACATTTTTCCTTATCTAAAACAGGTTTGAAAGTTCTCCAACTACCGGTTTTATTGTTTTTTGTATTTCCTGGTGTTTTAATTACACATCCTATATTAACCATTATCTCACCTTTTTATCCCATCTCGTAAGCTTTTTTAGTAGCTTCGGCATTTAATTCTCCAATTTTTCCAGGGAATGTTTCTTTAATAACTTCAAGAAGGGAATCGATACTTACTACTCCAGTTTTTTTAGCAAAGTATCCTAGGATAATTGTATTTACAATGTTACGTCCTAACATATCTAATGCGATACCTGTTGCATCAATATCGTGAACTTTATGTTCTCCACTACCTTTAAATTCGGTAGTATTAATAATTACTTCTGTATTGTCTTTAATTCCTGAAAATACATCTACCACATTTAATAATCCGTCATCTAAAACCAATACGTAGTCTGGGTTGTAGACTTGGTATCTCATTTGGATTGGCTCATCATCAATTCTTGTGAAAGCCATAACTGGAGCTCCTCTACGTTCAACTCCAAAGAATGGGAAAGCTTGAACAGATTTTCCGTCTTTAAATGCAGCTTTTGCCAAAATTTCTGCGGCGGTAACGGAACCTTGTCCACCTCTACCATGAAAACGAATTTCAATCATTAATTCTCCTCCATATATTTATCATGTATAATCATTATAAATTACAAAATATATAAATTTTATGTTAAAATTTATTTTTTGAATAATTTTGTTTAAATTTTCTTGTTTTAATCTTTTGTTTTTTGCCAATTTTTTTAATAAATCTTTTAATATTTACAATTAATTTCTATACAATTTTAACATCTTTTCTTATAAAATGGATATTTTTAAGAAAAATTATTTAAATTAAACTAATATAATAATATATTATAATAAAAAAATTTGGTTGGAATTTTTCATGAAAGTTTTAATAGTTACAGGGGAGTTGGCATATCCGTTAATAAATGATGTTGTTTCAGATTCAAAAGAAGACATAATAGTTCACATTGTTGACAATACTCAAGTGGCTGCATTTCTAACTCCAAACTTAATTATTAAAGAGGTCAAAAAGTGCTTCTCAGACCAATTGGATGATATAGACATGATTCTGGTTCCGGGATTAATCAAGAAAGGAACAAAAGAAATCACAAAGGAACTGGGAATACCAACATTTAAAGGATCAACCGATGGAGCTGACCTTGCAATGGTATTGAACCTTATCGGAAGCATAGACTTATCCGAAGACAAACCTGCAGACAAGCTGATTGAAGAGGAAAAAAGAAAAGAAGCATTCAAACTGATTGAAGACTTTGAAAATGATACAGAAACCATTGAAAAACTCCTTGAAAAACCAAACAATATAAAAATAAGAAACCTGCCTGTCGGTGAGGACTTCCCAATGAGAGTATTGTCTGAAATAGCAAACGCACCATTTCTTTCAAAGGAAGCATTGATAAACAAATGCCAATACTTTGTTGACTCTGGAGCGGACATGATTGACATAGGAATGGCTGCAGGCGAAGACTTCTCAGACAAAATTCCCGAACTTATCCAAACATTAAGGCCGATAGTCGGTGACAGGCCATTAAGTATCGATACGTTAAATCCTGATGAGATTAAAGTGGCTGCAGAAAATGGAATAGACTTTGTATTGAGTCTGGATTTAGGTAACAATTCTGAAATTAAAGATATATTAATTGAAAAGGATATTCCGGCAGTATTGCTTCCAACTAATTTTTCACAGGGCAAATCACCAAAGTCTCCTGCTGAAAGGGTTGAATCAATGCATCAATTAATTAAAGATACTGAAGGAATACGTTATGTTGCGGATTTGATTTTGGATCCGGTAAACAGTGCAAGTATTGTCGAATCAATCATTGCATGTCATGAATTTCATAAGGTTAATCCTGCACCAATGTTTTTCGGTGTTGGAAATGTGACTGAACTTATGGATGCGGATTCAGGTGGAGTCAATGTTTTATTGGCAGGAATCGGAATGGAATTGGGAGTAAGCATATTATTCACTCCTGAAGAAAGTGGAAAAACAAGAGGCAGTGTATATGAGCTTGCAACTGCATCAAAAATGATGTTTCTTGCAAAGCACAGAAAATCAATTCCAAAGGATTTGGGAATAAATCTTGTGGCATTCAAGGATAAGCATAAAAGAAATGATATCATTCTAAATGAAAGAGATGGAATTGAAGAGACCAGACAAATTGAACCTATGAAATTTGTCAGAGATAAGGCTGGAAGCTTTAAAATAAATGTCGATTACGGAACAACCGTTGAGGCAAGTAAAATTACTGCAACTCATTTTAAGAAAAATAAACCGGATTTGGTAATTGTTGGCCATTCTGCAAAAGAAATATATGAAGAAATAATTACAAAAGGTTTGGTTACCAGAATGGAACATGCTGCCTATTTGGGTTCAGAACTTCAAAAGGCAGAAATAGCGATGATTACTGGTAAAGAATATGTTCAGGATTTTGAATTGTTCAAAAATCCTGATGAATTTAAATTGTAGTTTTAATCGAAGTCAGTTGGATCGTAAGTTCCTTCAGCCTGTCCAGCTTGTGGTGTTGAACTTGAAGAACTTGATGAACTTGATGAACTTGAACTACTACCGTCTGATGAACTTGAATCATCAGAACTTGAACTACTGGTGTCAGAACTTGATGAATATGAACTGCTGCTGTCTGAAGAGTCACTGTATGAGGAACTGCTTTCAGTAGATGGTCCATAATTTGAACTGGCACCTGATTGTGAATCATATGTCTGAGTATCTGTTGTCACAGTCGTATTAGAATCACTGTAATTTGCTGCAGGTTCTTCTAGCTGTTCATCCTGATTAAATGAAATTCCATTGCCTAATATAAAAAAGTATGTACCTGCAACTATTAGAATAATTACTATTAATGCAATAATTATCGCATTATCAGATTTCATATTTTACCACCATTTTCTGATTATTATAATATTATTAATATTGTAACATATAAAACTATAAATAAAGTTATATTTATAATTATTTTAGTAACTAAATTTTTAGGAAGGTTAAACGTTGCAAGTTGAAAATATTAATATTAAAGACATAGACAAAATGCTTTTGGATGCAGATTATGTTTCAAATAATGAGATTTCAACAACACTGTACTTGTCTTTATTGTTGGGTAAACCAATGCTAATTGAAGGACCTCCAGGTGTTGGAAAAACAGAACTGGCCAAAGTGATTGCAAAATCATTTGATAGGGACTTTTTCAGGATTCAATGTTATGAAGGAATCACATTCGAACAGATTGTTGGTGAATGGAATTATCAAAAACAGCTGTTGCACTTGGAAGCGGCTAAAAATGATTCAAGCAATGTGGATGAAATTTTTGATGACGAATTTTTCATTAGAAGACCTCTGCTTAATGCATTTTTAAACGAAAAGGATTCTGTTTTATTGATTGATGAAATCGATAAGGCTGATGAGGAAGTGGAGAGCTTTTTACTTCAGGCATTGGGTGAACAGGAAATCACAATCAATGATTTGGGCACATTTCTTTTAAAAAATGATTTGATTGTTATTTTAACTTCCAATTCTCAAAGGTCACTTCTTGACGAAACAAAAGACAGATGCCTGTTCTTATATATTCCTTACCCTACAGTGGAAAGGGAAATTGAAATTGTCAAATCAAAATTGCCTGATGCAGATGATGAAACAGTTTCCCATGTGGTAAAGTTAGTTCATCAAATCCGTGATTTGAATCTGATGAAAAAGCCTTCTGTAAGAGGTACTGTTGATTGGGTCAGGTCAGTCACTAATCTTGGCACTAAAAATCTTGACGAATCTCTGGAAAATAGTGTTGGTGTCGCCATTAAAACTGAAAGCGATAAAAAACGTGTCATAAAAGATATTTTCAATAAAAGATAAGATGATTAGTAAAATTGCAAATTTATCTGCCAACTTAAGAAAAGAAGGATTGCCAGTAAGTATCAGAAGCACTCAGGCAGCTATGGAAATCTATCAGGATTTGGGAGATTCTGACAGAAATCTTTTGAAAACTGCATTAATGGCAATTTATGTTAAGGACAGATATGACATTCCTAAATTTTTAAAGATTTTTGATGAGGTATTTGCAGCTCCGGGACCTGAAAAGAAAGTTGCAGAAGACATGAACAGAAGCAAGGCTTATAGGGGCACAGGTCCGAAATCAAATAAATATAAAATTAAAAAACAGGACACAATAGGTAAAAAAATTCAAAAGGAAAAAATCAACAATGAAAAGTTAAAAATGCTTTCAGGACAACCTCTTTTGGAAGAGGCCAAAAAACTTGAGCGTGATGGGGAATTAATGAACAAGGACTTGACCAAATTAAACAGATTCGACCCTAGAATGCTTGAAATTTGTCAAAGATTAGGTAAAAGAATAGCTAATAAACGTTCAAGAAGAAAAATTGAATCACACTCTCATAAAATAGATATGAGAAGAACTATGAGAGCTAATCTTAAATATGGTGGAGTTCCTTTGGAGCTCATTAAAGCAAAACCAAGGCCTCATAAAAATGAACATTTATTTTTAAATGACATCAGCGGGTCCTGTGAGTGGATTAGCAGTTGGTTTTTCATGTTAATGTTTTCAGCGCAAACCGCTTTTAAGAGATCTCGAACATTCGAATTTGACAACAAGGTAATTGAAACAACAAGGGCACTGAAAGAGGAATATCTTATAGATGCATTTGTTAAAGTAAAGGATATGCGTGTTAAGAATATGATGGTTCACGGAACATCAGACATGTACTCTGCTTTTAAGCAGTTTAAAGAAAAAGCGAATATCAATAACAAATCATATGTGATTATATTATCAGATTGCAGAGATTGGGCAGGACCGAAAGTAAATGGAATTCCTGCAAGTGTTGATCTGGTTGAAGAAATGGTCAGGGACTCTAAAAAGGTCATTATTCTAAATCCGGAAGACAGAAATAAATGGGACATTGTAGACAGTTGTGTTTCATTATATGAGGAAGCCGGAGCTCAGGTGTTTGAAGTTAATACTTTAAATCAACTTGCACAATTTGTAGAACAGATGTAGGTAATAATATGCAATGCAGTAAATGTGGTAATCCTAAAGTCATTATTAAAAAGGAACAATCAGGACAGTTGTTGTGTAAAGATTGTTTCATTGAATCCATTGAAAAGAAAGTTATTAAAACTGTTAGAAAAGAAAAATTGTTGGACAAGGGCGATAAGGTTTTGGTGGCTCTTTCAGGAGGTAAAGACAGTGTCACTACTTTGGAAATATTGGATTCATTCAGAAAAATGAACATTATTGATTTATGTGCAGTGACAGTTGATGAAGGAATAGCCAATTATCGTCAGGAAGGAATAGATATTGCAAAAAGACATGCTGAAAGATTGGGAATAGAACATAAGGTAGTCTCACTGAAAGAAGACTATGGCATAACCTTGGATGAGATAATGCAAAAACCGAATCATAAGGGTTCATGTTCCTATTGCGGTGTGTTTAGAAGGACAATAATTAATAAGGCAGCACGTAAAATGGGCGCTACAAAAATCGCAACTGGCCACAATCTGGACGATGAGGTTCAGGCGATAATGATGAATTATCTTGAAGGAAATACAGATAATTTAGGTAAATTAGGCGCAAAGACTGAATCAAAAGCAAAAGAGTTCACAGTTAAAATTAAACCTCTTCGTGAAATTCCTGAAAGGGAAATAGGTTTGTATGTTGTTGCAAAGGAATTGGAAGTTCACTTTGACAGCTGTCCTTATGCAATGCAGTCATTCAGGGGTGAGGTATCAGAAGTAATCAATCAGTTATCTGAAAAGCACCCGACAATAAAATACTCAACTTTAAGGGGATATGACAAAATAAAAGGTGCATTGAAAAAAGAAATGCAGAAAGAATATTCTCATGGAAGATGTGTAAAATGCGGAGAGCCTTCAGCAAATGAACTGTGCAAGGCATGCTCATTTTTAAAAGAACTGGGAGTATAAAATATGACATTCACACTAATTTATAAAAATCTAAATGAAAAAAGGCAATTGCCGAATGATAATTATACCATCAGGGACTTGCTTGATGAATTGGAATTGTCAGCTCAAACTATCGTTTCAAAACAGAACGGAGAGCTGGTTATAGAAGACACTGTAATTCAAAAAGATGATGAAATCCAATTAGTTCAAATAATCTATGGTGGTTAATCTTGAAAATAAGTTATGAATGTGGGCCTTGCTTTTTAAGGCAAGCCCGAGAAGCACTGGATTTATCAACAGATGATGAACTTCTTAAGATGGAAATAATGGAAGATATCTTTAAATATCTCAGCAATAATTTTAAGGTTGATACCAATTCAAATGGAACCGGCTCTGCCATGCATAAAATGATTATCGAAAAAACTGGCTGCAGAGATCCTTATTTTAAAGAGAAAATTGAAGGCAATGAAATCGCATTAAAGTATCTGCCTGATGTAAAAAAGATATTGGATGAGGATGACAGTTTAGAAAATTATGTAAAAATAGCCATTATAGGCAATATTCTGGACTTTGGAGCATTCACCCTTGAAGATGATATTGAAGGGGTAATAAAAGAATCCCTTAAAAAAGATTTGGCTGTTAAGGATATTGAAGAATTTGAAAAATCTTTAAAGGCCAATGATAAAGTATTATATCTGGTGGATAATACTGGTGAAATTGTTTTCGACAAGCTGCTTTTAGAAAAAATTAAGGAATACGATTTGGATATTACAATAGCAGTTAAATCGGTGCCTATTCTTAATGATGCAACTAAAAAAGAAGCACTTGATGCAGGTCTTGATGAATTCGGTGAAATTGTAGAAATCGGTTGCGGAACAGTAGGCTATGTGGATAGTGAAATTTC
This window harbors:
- the porA gene encoding pyruvate synthase subunit PorA, which translates into the protein MVKEVMTSNKAVAEAVRLAKPQVIPVYPITPQTTISEYLAQYVADEKIDAKYVKVESEHSAISAAVGASGAGVRVFTATSSQGLMLMHEILFAAAGMRTPFVLADANRAISAPLNIWNDQQDSIAQRDAGWLQIYVEDAQEALDTTLMAYKVSENPDILLPSMVCLDGFILTHTVEPVEIPEQEDVDKFLPPYVPKHSYIDPKEPMTIGSFADPEYYMEARHDMEVAMTNSIDVIQKTCDEFAEIFGRKYGLVEPYKTDDAEIIFVAMGSLCSTIRVIVDELRAKGEKVGLLKIRAYRPFPVDAINEVVKDCDKIAVVDKNFSFGIGGALYADMKVKIDKEIYGFITGLGGRDITPESIHEIYEKTKNVPEKDVTWIGLKEE
- the porD gene encoding pyruvate synthase subunit PorD — protein: MVNIGCVIKTPGNTKNNKTGSWRTFKPVLDKEKCIDCDNCILFCPDSCVNKQHDIDYDYCKGCGICAYECPSDAIEMVKE
- the porC gene encoding pyruvate synthase subunit PorC yields the protein MIEIRFHGRGGQGSVTAAEILAKAAFKDGKSVQAFPFFGVERRGAPVMAFTRIDDEPIQMRYQVYNPDYVLVLDDGLLNVVDVFSGIKDNTEVIINTTEFKGSGEHKVHDIDATGIALDMLGRNIVNTIILGYFAKKTGVVSIDSLLEVIKETFPGKIGELNAEATKKAYEMG
- a CDS encoding dihydropteroate synthase-like protein, which produces MKVLIVTGELAYPLINDVVSDSKEDIIVHIVDNTQVAAFLTPNLIIKEVKKCFSDQLDDIDMILVPGLIKKGTKEITKELGIPTFKGSTDGADLAMVLNLIGSIDLSEDKPADKLIEEEKRKEAFKLIEDFENDTETIEKLLEKPNNIKIRNLPVGEDFPMRVLSEIANAPFLSKEALINKCQYFVDSGADMIDIGMAAGEDFSDKIPELIQTLRPIVGDRPLSIDTLNPDEIKVAAENGIDFVLSLDLGNNSEIKDILIEKDIPAVLLPTNFSQGKSPKSPAERVESMHQLIKDTEGIRYVADLILDPVNSASIVESIIACHEFHKVNPAPMFFGVGNVTELMDADSGGVNVLLAGIGMELGVSILFTPEESGKTRGSVYELATASKMMFLAKHRKSIPKDLGINLVAFKDKHKRNDIILNERDGIEETRQIEPMKFVRDKAGSFKINVDYGTTVEASKITATHFKKNKPDLVIVGHSAKEIYEEIITKGLVTRMEHAAYLGSELQKAEIAMITGKEYVQDFELFKNPDEFKL
- a CDS encoding AAA family ATPase — translated: MLLDADYVSNNEISTTLYLSLLLGKPMLIEGPPGVGKTELAKVIAKSFDRDFFRIQCYEGITFEQIVGEWNYQKQLLHLEAAKNDSSNVDEIFDDEFFIRRPLLNAFLNEKDSVLLIDEIDKADEEVESFLLQALGEQEITINDLGTFLLKNDLIVILTSNSQRSLLDETKDRCLFLYIPYPTVEREIEIVKSKLPDADDETVSHVVKLVHQIRDLNLMKKPSVRGTVDWVRSVTNLGTKNLDESLENSVGVAIKTESDKKRVIKDIFNKR
- a CDS encoding VWA domain-containing protein gives rise to the protein MISKIANLSANLRKEGLPVSIRSTQAAMEIYQDLGDSDRNLLKTALMAIYVKDRYDIPKFLKIFDEVFAAPGPEKKVAEDMNRSKAYRGTGPKSNKYKIKKQDTIGKKIQKEKINNEKLKMLSGQPLLEEAKKLERDGELMNKDLTKLNRFDPRMLEICQRLGKRIANKRSRRKIESHSHKIDMRRTMRANLKYGGVPLELIKAKPRPHKNEHLFLNDISGSCEWISSWFFMLMFSAQTAFKRSRTFEFDNKVIETTRALKEEYLIDAFVKVKDMRVKNMMVHGTSDMYSAFKQFKEKANINNKSYVIILSDCRDWAGPKVNGIPASVDLVEEMVRDSKKVIILNPEDRNKWDIVDSCVSLYEEAGAQVFEVNTLNQLAQFVEQM
- a CDS encoding TIGR00269 family protein is translated as MQCSKCGNPKVIIKKEQSGQLLCKDCFIESIEKKVIKTVRKEKLLDKGDKVLVALSGGKDSVTTLEILDSFRKMNIIDLCAVTVDEGIANYRQEGIDIAKRHAERLGIEHKVVSLKEDYGITLDEIMQKPNHKGSCSYCGVFRRTIINKAARKMGATKIATGHNLDDEVQAIMMNYLEGNTDNLGKLGAKTESKAKEFTVKIKPLREIPEREIGLYVVAKELEVHFDSCPYAMQSFRGEVSEVINQLSEKHPTIKYSTLRGYDKIKGALKKEMQKEYSHGRCVKCGEPSANELCKACSFLKELGV
- a CDS encoding MoaD/ThiS family protein, with protein sequence MTFTLIYKNLNEKRQLPNDNYTIRDLLDELELSAQTIVSKQNGELVIEDTVIQKDDEIQLVQIIYGG
- a CDS encoding DUF89 domain-containing protein, whose amino-acid sequence is MKISYECGPCFLRQAREALDLSTDDELLKMEIMEDIFKYLSNNFKVDTNSNGTGSAMHKMIIEKTGCRDPYFKEKIEGNEIALKYLPDVKKILDEDDSLENYVKIAIIGNILDFGAFTLEDDIEGVIKESLKKDLAVKDIEEFEKSLKANDKVLYLVDNTGEIVFDKLLLEKIKEYDLDITIAVKSVPILNDATKKEALDAGLDEFGEIVEIGCGTVGYVDSEISDEFREIFNSHKFVISKGMGNFEGLSEIDLSSKEVYFLLCAKCNTISRAIGANLHDMLLFKK